Within Bactrocera oleae isolate idBacOlea1 chromosome 6, idBacOlea1, whole genome shotgun sequence, the genomic segment gtgattccgacaaatgaggagcttcttgagaagaaaaggacgtgtacaaaatttcagaccgatatctctaAAAATGAGGCACAAGTTCGCTTTTAtgaagacagacggacatgtctaaattgGCGCAGCTCGTCACGCatatcaattatatataatttataggatttccgacgtttccttctaggtgtcaCAGACTTTGTGGTAAACTTTGTGgagaagtataaatataaaatactacAGCGAGTATCTGGTTAGGATGACAGAAGTTTTATTTATGACGAATCTTTCCGAAATacaaaaaagtggaaaatgttATTCGTAATCGATGTGTTTGATCgaactttattttataacacTCTAATTGGTAAATCCGCAGAGCAGTTTAcgacaaaaaagttttttgcttCGTATTGAAAAACGATATAAGGTTTCGAATTTCAAAATAGAATATGTGTATGAGCTGTTTAAGTACCAATGAAGTTCTACAAAGtccaataatattaatatattataacaaaGTTACGAGTTTTATTAACAATAATGAAGTTAACACATCCAACAAATTACGTGCAACAATAACCGCTTAATAACCCCAGTGTGTGCCGAAACCATCGAAGGCAACATGAGCGACAGCAGCAGCTGGCGAGTAAGCAAAAGCTGGAGCAGCTGCTACATGTCCGTAAGGGGCTACTGGAGCAGCATGAGAGTACACAACTGGAGCAACCTTAGCGACGGGCGAGGGGATAGTTTTGGGGATCAACGGAGTAGCCACTGCAGGAGCAGCATAAGTAGTGACCCTCTTGGCGATAGCTGGTGTAAAGACCTTGTTGTTGATGCGTGTATCCGATTGACGTACGCTAGAGTAGGGAGTATCCACAGCCTTGGAATGATGGGAACCGGTGCCGACGAAGGAGCGCACGACATTTTGGTGGGTCGTAGTCACCGCATCCACAGAGGAATTGGCAATCCTGGCTACGGCAACGGGAGCTACCGCTACGTGGGAGAGTATGGCGTCAGCATTGACCACAGCGAGGAAGGCGACGAAGGTAAGTGCGAATTTAAAAGCCATTTCggtatttaatttgtttgaggtAGACTGCTTGTGATGCGCTAAAACTGCAAGTGTCAACTGATGCTCTTTCTCTGAATACTATTTTATACGAATGCAACATATTTAGGCGCTGCCAGTAGTTAATTAGTTGCAATtggattttataatttttttttttaattttttacttaacaaTGAGTGAGTGTTTGCAAAATATTAGGCGAACTTGTTAATTGAACTGGCTGAGCTGTAAGAAATTCGCTTGTAAAAATTTGTCAACCGGTTTTCAAAACGATTTGTTAGTGGAAAGAGCGAAATAAaggaatgaaaataatatagatCATGATTTAGCATATTCTCTCAGCGCGCTGCTACCAGTTTTATTTCGTTCAGTGATTGAATAACTTGACCTGAGacagtgaaaattatattacaacAAGAATAACCatcaacttcggttgcaccgaaaatataatacccttcataaataaaaaaaaaaggccGGTACatatacttgattttgatccgcccgtttgtatgacagttagatcatatagttgtccgatccgaacaatatattcagaaattaaagaatttccTTGGATAATAACATGCCAAATGtgttgaagatatcttgtcaagt encodes:
- the LOC106625848 gene encoding larval/pupal cuticle protein H1C-like encodes the protein MAFKFALTFVAFLAVVNADAILSHVAVAPVAVARIANSSVDAVTTTHQNVVRSFVGTGSHHSKAVDTPYSSVRQSDTRINNKVFTPAIAKRVTTYAAPAVATPLIPKTIPSPVAKVAPVVYSHAAPVAPYGHVAAAPAFAYSPAAAVAHVAFDGFGTHWGY